A window from Aerococcus sp. Group 1 encodes these proteins:
- a CDS encoding YSIRK-type signal peptide-containing protein (The YSIRK form of extended signal peptide directs nascent proteins to the cross-wall site, while signal peptides lacking YSIRK direct proteins instead to the cell pole. A large fraction of YSIRK proteins are surface proteins anchored by sortase-mediated processing of a C-terminal LPXTG motif.), translating into MVGKNNYQVKKEKQSNKFYRYSIKRLSVGVASVAVAAGLLFAGDVQVARAAGTNDAVNGELNLTAEEQGKVDQAAKDNENQPNTQKTTSDPVTKQVIPADGGVAETIETEKDLKVQEPKLAEKIESQSDNGASDGAVSTKPAPKEPALEEKTEVANAPTTDEDGTERTGQPLNSNDLNAAIDPNNPEGTFKSNNVVSFATKTPDLTKDENLQKDQLTVDHKVFLSTTAPRDRFELRYEIDERLAKHITDIRYQANENPQVFDRDFSFDRLQDADDPSKVSNTWRANAFDNDVVSSSNNPNSIVNYNSVFAAPAIGVVQAAKIQIFLNESLANIVAANPEAARRNELFFNSYLYDPVENKVVEGTINTQHLNTASNNLDKLQEAGYAQEVVGDYALSNGHAQYVEGGPTILTQDNLMKMRKFVGLQLTKPSPNARLVKLWIRHLPITSKQMNACYHISKG; encoded by the coding sequence ATGGTTGGAAAAAATAATTATCAAGTGAAGAAGGAGAAGCAGAGTAACAAGTTCTATCGTTACTCCATTAAGCGCCTGAGTGTGGGCGTGGCTTCTGTCGCAGTGGCAGCAGGGCTTCTCTTTGCGGGAGATGTTCAAGTCGCTCGAGCTGCTGGTACCAATGATGCTGTGAATGGTGAGTTGAACTTAACGGCTGAAGAGCAAGGTAAAGTAGATCAAGCAGCCAAAGACAATGAAAACCAGCCCAACACCCAAAAAACGACTAGTGATCCTGTAACTAAACAAGTGATCCCTGCCGATGGTGGCGTGGCTGAAACCATTGAAACCGAAAAAGACTTAAAAGTTCAAGAGCCTAAACTTGCTGAAAAAATTGAAAGTCAGTCAGATAATGGGGCTTCTGATGGGGCAGTATCTACCAAACCTGCACCTAAGGAACCAGCTCTGGAAGAAAAGACTGAAGTGGCGAATGCGCCAACGACAGACGAAGATGGGACTGAACGCACAGGTCAGCCCTTAAACTCTAATGATCTGAATGCGGCAATCGATCCTAATAATCCTGAGGGGACCTTTAAATCGAATAATGTGGTAAGTTTTGCGACTAAAACGCCAGATTTAACCAAAGATGAAAACCTTCAAAAGGATCAACTAACCGTTGACCATAAAGTATTTCTCTCAACGACAGCGCCTCGTGACCGTTTTGAGCTTCGCTATGAAATTGATGAGCGTTTAGCTAAACATATTACAGATATTCGTTACCAAGCCAATGAAAATCCTCAAGTATTTGACCGAGATTTTTCATTCGATCGGTTGCAAGATGCTGATGATCCGTCAAAGGTAAGCAATACTTGGCGGGCTAATGCTTTTGATAACGATGTGGTGTCAAGTTCTAATAATCCCAATTCGATCGTGAACTATAATTCAGTTTTTGCAGCACCAGCTATAGGAGTAGTTCAAGCGGCTAAAATCCAGATTTTCTTAAATGAAAGTCTAGCAAACATTGTTGCTGCTAATCCTGAAGCTGCTCGCCGTAATGAACTCTTCTTCAACTCTTATCTTTATGATCCAGTTGAAAATAAGGTTGTTGAAGGCACCATTAACACCCAACATTTGAACACAGCTTCTAATAATTTAGATAAATTACAAGAAGCAGGCTATGCCCAAGAAGTTGTTGGTGATTATGCTCTGTCGAATGGTCATGCCCAATATGTTGAGGGGGGACCTACAATCCTCACACAGGACAATTTGATGAAAATGCGAAAATTCGTGGGATTGCAGTTGACCAAACCTTCACCAAACGCTCGGCTGGTGAAATTGTGGATACGCCATCTACCTATCACTTCCAAGCAGATGAACGCCTGCTACCATATATCAAAGGGGTAG
- a CDS encoding Rib/alpha-like domain-containing protein, with the protein MVGKNNLKVKKEKQSNKFYRYSIRRLSVGVASVAVAAGLLFVSDSAVAQAATDEVKASTVETTNAPAPVADTKPSETVASPAEDKAVPTPVAEEAKFTEEKAEAKPAQPEADKKSEEKTQSEKAKADVKSEKAEAKKIEKQAKSEKAAKDEEQFKPENVKDEKESKEKSKINNEGKPDKKAKADKVSSRAANYAGEAKKSEDKADKKDYTLKDEGLSFYANGSSVDTTNSDKKIYGDSELLKRLQDSAIDATGKKGDKRSYSGTVFVYRNGNSNEVTKETLAGVPVYLQWAYKDGYVSPVYKTVSNADGTFTLTFDKPIIDKFGNVHKWKLSDGDQEAFAVRTWAENPDPDHLALIKGGDQITGFHKRLTRTNESWNFTAGIDRIVGGQVVFQEKLLNNEWLVGPKDTWRVSPDPSGEWKPAGDYGKVSGKVWFDGGDPAGSDARMWKKDSWDLPAAKTKVVASYVNDEVARLFDKWKKDNNYTGSNGQDNPRILEFRDAQAQIIADYEATNGKGSHIAETVVGTVDSNGNYYIPFRGLYGVSRNKANSGTSISYTIKPEEYGKVVDVKDDNHTNLMAWNGTIGQKHRHINQDYMYVASLIENYNIWSNTSQNNMFALLDGAALPVGPSNLASGNISNVNFAAIVAKPAHAIKTYDAQSNFAPAGAKVENASEGLLPSTTYVQRWFKDGKPYGEATEFVTTPEGKAPASIPLNVDKQLGAPAKFTSAIFLNDGSKHDNLTDALAADAFIAAPKVEYDQIEKKAGQEAKTAAPKYKNAAGKAYKPNPNDGKPTFSYEERKETVDKDGETKISYEPLKTVKVGNKDIPVTVDPKTGEVTIEAADTAKIPGETVTVPVTLTYPNGMKVKTDAVIKVLPKEEQKDLVEPQYTEVPGKVGEEVSSTPKFTDKAGKDTAKPEGAKFALGENAPEGATVDPETGVVKYTPKAGDAAKTVNVPVVVTYKDGSQDTTNAPIHVAAQDKIKDVTDPNAPVPEGYVRLKFNADSKDGSVTGEFADNAKVKAFDVLKGTKFNDPAIREKFDQVVPTNPVADNPAKKWSSWEPIFDNELAKDTPIEKGLKGDTREYHSVYEDKAFNEDNVGIAKVEIVQDPTKKAYTEGKEGDNKLDPAGTQVKLTDANGVEKVVEPKDFGKYGIKLGLKDVPNYTTETPLTKKDHDGKKVEVTVPGKSGELKAESKVPITVKQQDKDALEPSYAPTEANVGQEAASKAPTFKDSANKAVKQPAGVTFALGKDAPAGAKIDPKTGVVTYTPQDTDEGKAVKVPVVVTYGDKTTDTTEASFNVAQRADVIEPTDPNAEVPQGYHKVTLKAGEGTQVPEKVLHVRDGKGIPADKYPAAKIDPAQAKDYKEPITWSVVPGTAITKDEVIVANATKKTDAEKNDPKAQEQTVKVGETPEAEKSIANLGDLPKGTKVAYKEPVDTKTPGDKEATVVVTYPDGTSEEVPAKVVVKDLTDAEKNTPQAKEQTVKVGETPKAEDSIANLGDLPQGTKVAYKEPVDTKTPGDKPATVVVTYPDGSSEEVPATVKVKDLTDAEKNDPQGQDINTKVGETPNAKDGIKDADKLPQGTKFEFKKPVDTKEAGDKPATVVVIYPDGTKDEVSVTVKVSENPTQAETTTPTVPAKTEVEDKTNLTPEEQDKVKKAIEDANKDKFPTPKEGQSPTTVEVGKDGTATIKYPDGSKDTIPGTDLVVERPKTTVEGTPKKVKPTNDPQDTGLVVKNQDDKTPTKVTAKDEDDQDVPVTVDPTTGKVSVTPGTKVDGPIIVTVEDKDLPAGKQDFVVPVEGHEAGRDDNGSNKTQADLTEPTVPAKTEVEDKTNLTPEEQDKVKKAIEDANKDKFPAPKESQNPTTVEIGKDGTATITYPDGSKDTIPGTDLVVERPKTTVEGTPKTVKPTNDPQDTGLVVKNKDDKTPTKVTAKDEDGQDVPVTVDPTTGKISVTPGTKVDGPITVTVEDKDLPAGKQDFVVPVEGHEAGRDDNGSDKTQADQITPNVPAEKTPVNDKNNLTPEEQAEVKKKVEDANKDKFPAPKDGQKPTTVEVGKDGTTTITYPDGSKDTIPGTDLVREKTNVDDSAVKPVNPTDDKQGTGIKVNNPDKDTIVTAKDEDGKDIPVVINPETGEVEVTPGTDVDGPITVTISDPELPGGKRVVVVPVKGHAAGRDDNGSDVNVKPDAPAHTNTGVQAATHEPGQKTEIKANAAKVQSQLPQTGAVAGLASSLALALIGAGSILALGKRRKED; encoded by the coding sequence ATGGTTGGTAAGAATAACCTTAAGGTGAAAAAGGAAAAGCAAAGTAACAAATTCTACCGCTATTCGATTAGACGTCTAAGTGTTGGCGTAGCATCGGTTGCAGTAGCGGCAGGTTTGCTCTTTGTATCTGATTCAGCTGTCGCCCAAGCGGCCACCGACGAAGTCAAAGCGTCAACAGTGGAAACGACTAATGCGCCAGCTCCTGTAGCGGATACGAAGCCGAGTGAAACAGTGGCAAGTCCAGCTGAGGATAAAGCAGTTCCTACACCTGTAGCAGAAGAAGCAAAGTTTACTGAAGAAAAAGCAGAAGCTAAACCGGCTCAACCTGAAGCAGATAAGAAGTCTGAAGAAAAAACTCAATCTGAGAAAGCTAAAGCCGATGTCAAATCTGAAAAGGCTGAAGCTAAGAAAATTGAAAAACAAGCTAAGTCTGAAAAAGCAGCTAAGGATGAAGAACAGTTTAAACCTGAAAACGTTAAAGATGAAAAAGAATCTAAAGAAAAGTCAAAAATTAACAATGAAGGTAAGCCTGATAAAAAAGCGAAAGCTGACAAAGTATCAAGTCGTGCAGCTAACTATGCAGGAGAAGCTAAGAAATCTGAAGATAAAGCTGACAAGAAAGACTATACACTAAAAGATGAAGGCTTGTCTTTCTATGCCAATGGTTCTAGCGTTGATACGACAAACTCAGATAAAAAAATATATGGTGATTCTGAATTATTAAAGAGATTACAAGATTCCGCCATTGATGCAACGGGTAAGAAAGGCGATAAGCGCTCTTATTCCGGTACTGTTTTCGTATATAGAAATGGTAATAGTAACGAAGTAACTAAGGAAACCTTAGCTGGCGTTCCTGTTTATTTGCAATGGGCTTATAAAGATGGCTATGTTTCCCCAGTATATAAGACCGTTTCAAATGCAGACGGGACCTTTACATTAACATTTGATAAACCAATTATTGATAAATTTGGTAATGTTCATAAATGGAAACTGTCTGATGGTGATCAAGAAGCTTTTGCGGTTAGAACTTGGGCGGAAAACCCTGATCCTGATCATTTAGCTTTAATTAAAGGCGGGGACCAAATTACTGGTTTCCACAAACGTTTAACACGTACTAATGAGTCTTGGAATTTCACGGCAGGAATTGATCGCATTGTTGGCGGTCAAGTTGTTTTTCAAGAGAAATTGCTTAATAATGAATGGTTAGTTGGGCCTAAGGATACTTGGCGGGTATCTCCAGATCCTTCTGGTGAGTGGAAACCTGCCGGGGATTACGGTAAAGTCTCTGGTAAAGTCTGGTTTGACGGGGGCGATCCTGCTGGTTCCGATGCACGTATGTGGAAGAAAGATTCGTGGGACCTTCCAGCAGCTAAAACAAAAGTGGTTGCATCTTATGTGAATGATGAAGTGGCACGTCTATTCGACAAGTGGAAGAAAGACAATAACTATACAGGATCTAATGGGCAAGATAACCCAAGAATCTTAGAATTTAGAGATGCTCAAGCCCAAATCATTGCAGACTATGAAGCCACAAATGGCAAAGGATCACATATTGCTGAAACAGTAGTTGGTACTGTTGACTCTAATGGCAATTACTACATTCCGTTTAGAGGACTCTATGGTGTGTCTCGAAATAAAGCTAATAGTGGAACATCAATTTCCTATACCATTAAACCAGAAGAATATGGCAAAGTAGTCGATGTAAAAGATGACAACCATACCAATTTAATGGCTTGGAATGGGACGATCGGACAAAAACACCGTCACATTAACCAAGACTATATGTATGTTGCTTCTTTAATTGAGAACTATAATATTTGGTCAAATACATCTCAAAACAACATGTTTGCTCTTCTTGATGGGGCTGCTTTACCAGTTGGTCCATCAAACCTGGCCTCAGGGAATATCTCAAACGTCAATTTTGCTGCCATTGTAGCTAAACCAGCTCATGCGATTAAGACTTACGATGCCCAATCAAACTTTGCGCCAGCTGGGGCCAAAGTAGAAAATGCCTCTGAAGGTCTGCTACCAAGTACGACTTATGTTCAGAGATGGTTCAAAGACGGCAAGCCATATGGAGAAGCGACTGAATTCGTAACAACTCCTGAAGGCAAAGCTCCAGCATCCATTCCATTGAATGTCGATAAGCAACTTGGCGCACCAGCTAAATTCACTTCTGCTATTTTCTTAAATGACGGAAGCAAACATGATAATTTAACCGATGCACTTGCTGCAGATGCCTTTATCGCAGCTCCTAAGGTTGAATACGATCAAATTGAAAAGAAAGCTGGACAAGAGGCTAAAACTGCTGCTCCAAAATACAAGAATGCTGCAGGTAAAGCTTATAAACCAAATCCTAATGACGGTAAGCCAACCTTCTCCTATGAAGAAAGAAAAGAAACGGTTGATAAGGACGGCGAAACTAAGATTTCTTATGAACCTCTAAAGACTGTTAAAGTTGGTAACAAGGATATTCCTGTAACAGTTGATCCAAAAACAGGTGAAGTCACCATCGAAGCGGCTGATACCGCTAAGATTCCGGGTGAAACAGTCACTGTTCCTGTAACTCTTACCTATCCAAATGGTATGAAGGTTAAGACTGATGCTGTGATTAAGGTGTTACCTAAGGAAGAACAAAAAGACTTAGTTGAGCCTCAATACACCGAAGTCCCAGGCAAAGTCGGCGAAGAAGTATCTTCAACACCTAAATTTACCGACAAAGCAGGTAAGGATACCGCTAAACCTGAAGGTGCTAAATTTGCTTTAGGCGAAAACGCTCCAGAGGGTGCAACAGTCGATCCTGAAACTGGTGTTGTGAAATACACACCTAAGGCAGGCGATGCTGCGAAGACAGTTAACGTCCCAGTCGTTGTAACCTACAAGGATGGCTCACAGGATACCACCAATGCGCCAATCCATGTGGCGGCCCAAGACAAGATCAAAGACGTGACGGATCCAAACGCTCCAGTTCCAGAAGGCTATGTGCGTTTGAAATTTAATGCAGACTCCAAGGATGGTTCAGTAACCGGTGAATTTGCGGACAATGCTAAGGTGAAAGCCTTCGACGTTCTCAAGGGCACCAAGTTCAACGACCCAGCTATCCGAGAGAAATTCGACCAAGTTGTACCAACTAACCCAGTTGCAGACAACCCAGCCAAGAAATGGTCGTCATGGGAACCCATCTTTGACAATGAATTAGCCAAGGATACCCCAATCGAAAAAGGGCTTAAGGGCGACACCCGCGAATACCATTCTGTTTACGAAGATAAAGCGTTCAACGAAGACAATGTTGGAATCGCTAAGGTTGAAATCGTCCAAGACCCAACCAAGAAGGCCTACACTGAAGGCAAGGAAGGCGACAACAAGCTCGACCCAGCCGGCACCCAGGTGAAATTAACCGATGCCAACGGCGTAGAAAAAGTTGTTGAACCAAAAGACTTCGGCAAGTACGGCATTAAACTTGGCCTCAAAGATGTGCCTAACTACACCACAGAAACACCTTTAACCAAGAAAGACCATGACGGTAAGAAGGTTGAAGTCACTGTTCCAGGTAAGAGCGGCGAACTCAAGGCGGAATCTAAGGTCCCAATCACGGTGAAACAACAGGATAAGGATGCCTTAGAACCAAGTTATGCGCCAACTGAAGCCAATGTTGGTCAAGAAGCTGCTTCGAAGGCACCAACTTTCAAAGACAGCGCTAATAAAGCAGTTAAGCAACCAGCTGGCGTTACATTCGCTTTAGGCAAGGATGCTCCAGCAGGGGCTAAGATCGATCCTAAGACAGGGGTTGTGACTTACACACCACAAGATACTGACGAAGGCAAAGCGGTGAAAGTCCCAGTCGTTGTCACTTACGGCGATAAGACAACCGATACCACAGAAGCTAGCTTCAACGTAGCCCAACGCGCTGACGTGATCGAACCAACAGATCCAAACGCAGAAGTCCCACAAGGTTATCACAAGGTAACCCTCAAGGCTGGCGAAGGCACCCAAGTCCCAGAAAAAGTTCTCCACGTAAGAGACGGCAAGGGCATCCCAGCTGACAAGTACCCAGCAGCTAAAATTGATCCTGCCCAAGCCAAGGACTACAAGGAACCAATTACATGGTCAGTTGTTCCTGGAACAGCTATCACCAAGGATGAAGTGATTGTAGCTAACGCTACTAAGAAGACTGACGCTGAAAAGAACGATCCAAAAGCCCAAGAACAAACCGTCAAAGTCGGCGAAACACCTGAGGCTGAAAAGTCCATCGCGAATCTGGGTGATTTACCTAAGGGGACTAAAGTCGCTTACAAGGAACCAGTTGACACCAAGACACCAGGTGATAAAGAAGCGACAGTCGTTGTAACCTACCCAGACGGTACCAGCGAAGAAGTTCCAGCAAAAGTTGTCGTAAAAGACTTAACGGATGCAGAAAAGAACACGCCGCAAGCTAAGGAACAAACAGTTAAAGTCGGTGAAACACCTAAGGCTGAAGATTCAATTGCGAACTTAGGAGATCTTCCACAAGGCACTAAGGTAGCTTACAAGGAACCTGTTGACACCAAGACACCAGGTGACAAACCTGCAACTGTAGTGGTAACCTACCCAGATGGTTCAAGTGAAGAAGTTCCAGCAACTGTAAAAGTTAAGGACCTGACTGATGCTGAAAAGAATGATCCTCAAGGTCAAGACATCAACACCAAAGTTGGCGAAACACCAAATGCAAAAGATGGGATTAAGGATGCGGACAAGTTACCACAAGGGACTAAGTTCGAGTTCAAAAAACCAGTCGACACTAAGGAAGCTGGCGATAAACCTGCTACTGTTGTAGTAATTTACCCAGATGGCACTAAGGATGAAGTGTCAGTAACGGTTAAGGTTTCTGAAAACCCAACCCAAGCTGAAACGACTACCCCAACTGTTCCAGCCAAGACCGAAGTCGAAGATAAGACTAACTTAACTCCTGAAGAACAAGATAAGGTTAAGAAGGCTATCGAAGACGCTAACAAGGATAAATTCCCAACTCCTAAGGAAGGCCAAAGCCCAACCACGGTTGAAGTAGGCAAGGACGGCACCGCAACCATTAAATACCCAGATGGGTCTAAAGACACCATCCCAGGGACGGACTTAGTTGTTGAACGCCCCAAGACCACTGTTGAAGGCACGCCTAAGAAGGTTAAGCCAACCAACGACCCTCAAGACACCGGCCTGGTTGTGAAGAACCAAGACGACAAGACCCCAACTAAGGTGACTGCCAAGGATGAAGACGATCAAGACGTTCCGGTAACGGTTGACCCAACCACCGGTAAGGTTTCTGTAACCCCAGGCACCAAGGTTGACGGCCCGATCATCGTAACGGTTGAAGACAAAGACTTACCAGCAGGCAAGCAAGACTTCGTCGTTCCAGTAGAAGGCCACGAAGCCGGTCGCGACGATAACGGCTCAAATAAGACCCAAGCTGACCTTACTGAACCGACTGTTCCAGCCAAGACCGAAGTCGAAGACAAGACTAACTTAACCCCAGAAGAACAAGATAAGGTTAAGAAGGCCATCGAAGACGCTAATAAGGACAAGTTCCCAGCGCCTAAGGAAAGCCAAAACCCAACTACCGTTGAAATCGGCAAGGACGGCACCGCAACCATCACCTACCCAGATGGGTCTAAAGACACCATCCCAGGGACGGACTTAGTTGTTGAACGGCCTAAGACCACGGTTGAAGGCACACCTAAGACGGTTAAACCAACTAACGATCCACAAGACACTGGTCTTGTTGTGAAGAATAAAGATGACAAGACCCCAACTAAGGTAACCGCTAAGGACGAAGACGGTCAAGATGTTCCGGTAACAGTTGACCCAACCACCGGAAAGATCTCCGTAACTCCGGGCACCAAGGTTGACGGCCCGATCACCGTAACGGTTGAAGACAAAGACTTACCAGCAGGCAAGCAAGACTTCGTCGTTCCAGTTGAAGGCCATGAAGCCGGTCGTGACGACAACGGTTCTGATAAGACTCAAGCGGATCAAATCACACCTAATGTCCCAGCTGAGAAGACTCCAGTCAACGACAAGAACAACTTAACCCCAGAAGAACAAGCTGAAGTTAAGAAGAAAGTCGAAGACGCCAACAAGGATAAATTCCCAGCACCTAAGGATGGTCAAAAACCAACTACGGTTGAAGTAGGTAAAGATGGTACAACTACGATTACTTATCCAGATGGTTCGAAAGACACTATCCCAGGAACTGACTTAGTCCGTGAAAAGACTAACGTGGATGATTCAGCTGTTAAACCTGTCAACCCAACGGACGACAAGCAAGGCACTGGCATCAAGGTCAACAACCCTGATAAAGACACCATAGTCACCGCTAAGGATGAAGACGGCAAGGATATCCCTGTTGTCATCAACCCTGAAACAGGAGAAGTGGAAGTCACCCCAGGAACTGACGTTGACGGCCCAATCACTGTCACCATCTCCGATCCAGAATTACCAGGCGGTAAGAGGGTTGTTGTGGTACCAGTCAAAGGCCATGCCGCTGGACGTGATGACAATGGTTCAGATGTGAATGTCAAACCAGATGCTCCAGCTCATACGAATACTGGCGTTCAAGCAGCAACACATGAACCAGGTCAAAAAACAGAAATAAAAGCAAATGCAGCCAAGGTTCAAAGTCAACTCCCTCAAACAGGTGCAGTTGCAGGCCTAGCTAGCTCATTAGCGCTTGCTCTTATTGGAGCAGGTAGTATTCTTGCTCTTGGCAAAAGAAGAAAAGAAGACTAA